Below is a genomic region from Halorussus salinus.
CACAGCGAACTCGTCGAGTCCTATCGAGTGGACGAATCGCCTTTTCCGACGGACACCTCGCGGGTCTACCCCCGCCGCGATTCGCTACGTGACGAACCGCCCCTCCTCAAACAGTTGCTGTTCCCGAGGTGCTGGAACGCGACGGAACTGGTAGACGACCCCGACGAAGTTCGCGCGCACCTGACCGAACTCGGAGTCTGTATGCAGAAGGGCATCACGGCCTATTCGGACGGTGACGGTGACGACTCGACCGGAATCGTGGACGAAACACTCGACCGATTGCCAGCGGTTCGACGCGCGCTGAAGAAGGATGTCGAGGCCGCGTACAAGGGCGACCCCGCGGCGAAGAGCTACTGCGAGATTATCCGGTCGTATCCCGGCTTTCACGCTATCATGATTCACCGGGTAGCGCACGGCCTCTACGAGAAGGACTGCCCCGAGTACGCCCGCGAACTCG
It encodes:
- the epsC gene encoding serine O-acetyltransferase EpsC is translated as MGYEYTGDAHSELVESYRVDESPFPTDTSRVYPRRDSLRDEPPLLKQLLFPRCWNATELVDDPDEVRAHLTELGVCMQKGITAYSDGDGDDSTGIVDETLDRLPAVRRALKKDVEAAYKGDPAAKSYCEIIRSYPGFHAIMIHRVAHGLYEKDCPEYARELAEYSKTETGIDIHPGAEIGEYFFIDHGTGVVVGETATIGDWVRVYQNVTLGALHFEEEEGEDHMLAKEYKRHPDIGDNVVIGAGSNVLGPVEIGDHVSIGANSWVTDDVPDDTSVFISDHPEQERKSNR